Below is a genomic region from Kribbella qitaiheensis.
ACAACGACCTGTTCTGGTCGTCGTTCAAGATCGGCTTGATCTGGACCTTGTCGGTCACGATCCTGCAGTTCGTCGCCGCGCTCGGCCTGGCCCTGCTGCTCAACACGAACATTCGCTTCCGCGGCGTCGCCCGCACCCTCGCGTTGATCCCGTGGGCGATGCCGCCGGTGGTCGTCGCGATCATGTGGCGGTTGCTGCTGCATCCGACCAACGGCCCGGTCAACGAGATCCTGCAGAACCTGCATCTGACCGATCACCCGATCAACTTCCTCGGCGACTTCAGTACCGCGCTGCCGGCGGTGATCGTGGTCGGGATCTGGGTCGGCATGCCGATGACCACGGTGACCTTGCTCGCCGGTCTGCAGGGCATCGACCGAACCCTGTACGAAGCGGCGGCGGTGGACGGCGCGAGCGCGTGGCGCCAGTTCTGGAACATCACCCTGCCGCAACTGCGGACCGTGATCGTGGCGATCACCAGCCTCGACATGATCTGGAACTTCAACTCGTTCGGCCTGGTTTACGTGCTGACCGCCGGCGGGCCGGGTGGCAAGACGATGCTGCCGATGCTGTTCGCCTACAACGAGGCGTTCCGGTACGGGAACTTCGGGATGGCCGCCGCGATGGGTGACGTGATGGTCGTGATCATCATCGTGTTCCTCGCCTTCTATCTCCGCAACCGGCTGAGGAGTGAGGCATGAGGACCAGGCCGGCGACCCGGGCCGCGCAGTACGTGGCCGTCGTTTGTTACTTGATCTTCCTCGGGTTCCCGCTGCTCTGGCTGATCTCGAGTTCGCTCAAGTCGCCGCAGGAGTTCGCGAGCATCGACCCGTCGTTCCTGCCCAAGCATCCGGACTTCTCCAACTTCACCGATGCCCTGGAGGAGCAGGGGCTGGTCCGGTCGATGCTGAACTCCCTGCAGATCTCGGTCGCGTCGACGGTGCTGGTGCTGATCGTGTCGCTGCCGGTGGCGTACGCGCTGGCCAGGTTCCGCAGCCGGCTGCGGCCGATCACGAACGGGTGGATCCTGGTCAGCCAGGTGTTCCCGGTGATCCTGATCGTGATCCCGCTGTTCATGATCCTGCGGCCGCTGCACCTGACGAACACGATCCCCGGTGTGGTGATCGTCTACACGGTCTGGTCGATGCCGTTCGCCCTGTGGATGCTGCAGGGGTACGTCGCCGCCGTACCGCGTGAGCTCGAGGAAGCCGCCTCCGTCGACGGCGCGAGCCGGGTCCGAACCATCGTGTCGATCGTGATGCCGTTGCTGCGGCCGGGGCTGATCGCGACGGCGATGTTCACCTTCATCTCGGCGTGGAACGAGTTCTTCTTCGCCCTGGTCCTGTTGCAGGACCCCCAACTCAAGACGCTGCCGCTGGTGCTCGCCCGCTTCGTCGGTGCCGAGGGCCAGGTCCAGTTCGGACCCCTCGCGGCCGCGTCCGTCCTGGCCACCGTGCCGAGCCTTGTGTTCTTTGCCTTCCTTCAGCGCCGGTTGACTTCCGGCCTGTTGAGCGGCGCAGTCAAGGGTTAGAGATCCCCTGAGGAGATGCAGATGAAGAAAGTACTGACCGCGCTGCTGGCGGCGAGCGCCCTGGTGACGCTTGCTGCCTGTGGTGGCAACGACGACAACGGCTCCGGCTCCGGTGATTCGGGGTCGACCGAGAAGGTGACGCTGAAGTTCCAGAGCCTCGCCTTCCAGAAGACCACCGTTGCCGCGAGCAAGAAGATCGTCGCGGACTGGAACGCGGCCAACCCGAACATCCAGGTCGAGTACGTCCAGGGCAGCTGGGACTCGGTACACGACCAGCTGGTCACCCAGTTCCAGGGCGGCACCGCGCCGGACATCATCCATGACGAGTCGGCCGACATCACCGGTTTCGCCAACCAGGGCTACCTTGCCGACCTTTCGCCGTACCTGAGTCAGGAGACGAAGGACGCCGTACCGCAAGGTGTCTGGGACAGCGTCTCGAGCGACGGCAAGACCTTCGCGGCGCCGACGCTGCTCCAGTCGTACGTCGTGTTCGGCAACACCGCGCTGCTCAAGCAGGCCGGGATCACGACCACCGGCGACTCGCTGAGCTGGGACGACCTGCAGGCGGATGCCAAGAAGCTCACGGCCGGCGGTAAGTACGGACTCGGCTGGGGACTGAAGAGCCCGACCGCGACCGTGCTGAACCTCGGGATGAACTTCGACGCGGCGTTCTTCGACGGCACCGGCCGCGACGCCAAGGCGAAGGTCGGCGATCCCGAGCTCGAGGTGCCGAAGCGGATCCACGCGATGGCGTACACGGACAAGTCGATCGATCCGACGTCGCTGACGCAGAGCGCTTCCGACGTCCTGCCGGGATTCTTCGGCGGCAAGTACGGAATGATTGTTGCCGGCAACTACGTGGCTCAGCAGATCGTCGAGCAGGGCCCGAAGAGCTTCCAGTGGGAGGTGCTGCCGCCGCTGAAGGGGACTTCGGAGAAGCAGGCCGCGAACCCGCAGACGCTGTCGGTACCGGCCGAGGGTAAGCACGTGAAGCAGGCGGCGCAGTTCATCGACTACTTCATGAAGGCCGACAACCTCGCCGCGGTCGGCCAGGGTGACTGGCTGATCCCGACCACACAGGCGGCCCGCGACGCGATCGCCAAGACGACCGGCGGCAAGAACGGCTGGACCCAGACGCTGGCCAGTGGCACTGAGCTGACCAAGGCGCCGTTCCAGAGCGTGGAGAACTACCCGAAGTGGAAGGACCAGATCGCCACCCCGGCCCTGCAGTCGTTCCTGGCCAACAAGATCGATCTGACGACGCTGGGCAAGAAGCTGTCGGACGGGTGGGGACAGGTCAACGGCTGATGCCTGAAAAGACCAGCACAGTGCTCGAAGACAAGTCGGTAGGTGCCCTCGTCGGCTCGGCGGTCGGTGACGCGATCGGTGGCGCCGTCGAGGGCTGGACCCCCGAGGCGATCCGGGAACGGCACGGCGGCTGGGTGACCGGCATCGTCGGTCCCTGGTACGAAGACTGGCGCAACGCACGGCCGATCGCGCCGTACCACAAGGGCGACGGGCACATCACCGACGACACGTTGATGACGCACGCGCTGGTCGAGGTGTACGACGAACGCCGCGAGCACCTGGACGCGTACGCGATCGCCGAGTCGCTGGTGCCGAAGCTGCAAACCGGGAAGCGCTGGATCCCCGAGCTGGAGACCGACGCCCTGTTGCTGCAGCGGATCTTCCTCGCGGAGAAATGGCTGGTGGCCCGGTTGCACTACGGCCACAACGACCCGCGTGAGGCCGGCGTCGGCAACATCGTGAACTGCGGTGCGGCGATGTATGTGGCGCCGGTCGGGATCGCCAACGCCGGTGATCCCGCCGGGGCGTACGCCGAAGCGATCGATCTGGCCGGGGCGCATCAGTCCAGCTATGGACGGGAGGCGGCCGGGGTGTTCGCGGCCGCGGTCGCGGCGGCAATGATGCCTGAGGCAACAGCTGCGTCGGCGGTCGCCGAGGCGCTCGCGCTGGCCAAGGACGGCACCAGGGCCGCGGTCGCGGCCGTTGTCGAGGCGGCCGATGGCGTGACGGAATGGGAGCAGGCGATTCCCCTGTTGCGTCAGGCGATCGAGCCGTACGACACGGTTGGTCCCGACTATCGCAATCAATCGCTTGATGCGCGGCGGCCGAGCCGGACCAAGGCCATCGAGGAGTTGCCGGTCGCGCTGGGGTTCGTCCTCGTGTCGGGTGGCGATGTGCGGCAGGCTGTGCTCGGCGGCACGAACTACGGCCGGGATGCCGACTCGATCGCGTCGATGGCCGGAGCGATCACGGGTGCCTTGGGCGGAGCGGCCGGCGTACCGGGGGACTGGGCGTCGACGATCGCCGAGGCGAGCCGGACGGATCTGGAGCTGCCGGGACGGGTGATGGCGTCGGTCGCGACAGAACTGTACGAGTCCGACGCGCGCCGCTGGTCGCGTCGCAGTGAAACGTTGGAGAGAATTAGTCGATGAGACTGACCTGGGTGCAGCCGGAAGATCTGCTGCCGCACCAGCTCGTCCAGTCCCGCGCCGAAGGCGTTGACGTCACCGACGTCGAGACCCGCTGGCAAGGAGCCGGCGGTACGGCGACCGCCCCGGTCTCGGGCGCCTCGGACAAGCCTGCGGGAGCCGAGCTGCGGGCGCTCGCGCGGGAGTTGCTGGCCGAGCTGGACACGCACATACCCGAGTGGGCGGCTCCGGCCATCCCGCAGCTACCAGTACTTGGTGCCGCGTCGGATGGGCGCGTGCTGAATGCCTGGTTGGGGCGGGCTGCTGGGAACTTGCTGGGGAAGCCGGTGGAGAAAATTCCCCGGGAGGGGATCCGGGAGATTCTTCAGAGTTCGGGTCAGTGGCCGTTGGCGCGGTACGTGAGTGCGGTCGGGGTACCGGACGACGTACAGGCCCGCTGGCCGTGGAACCGGCGGTCAAAGCCGACCAGCCTGCGTGAGGTGATCGACGGGATGCCGGAGGACGACGATCTCAACTTCGCGATCCTGGCGCTGCAGTTGGTCGAGAAGCATGGCGATGACCTGACGACCGAGGATGTCGCACAGGCCTGGCTCAATGATCTGCCGGCCGGGCGCGTGTTCACCGCCGAGCGGGTGGCGTATCGCAACCTGCTGGACGGCGTCGACCCACTGCGCGCGGCAACGATCAGGAATCCGTTCCGGGAGTGGATCGGTGCGCAGATCCGGACCGATGTCTACGGGTGGGTGCACCCCGGCGATCGGACGGCCGCGGCGCGACTCGCGTTGACCGATGCGCGGCTGAGCCACACGGGTGCCGGCGTGGACGGTGCCATCTGGGTAGCCGCGATGTCGGCGGCCGCGATGGTGCTCGACGACCCACGCGAGGTCGCACTGGCCGGGCTGGAGGCGGTTGCTCCAGATGGTGAGATCGCTCGCGCCGTCCGGTTCGGGTTGGCCCTTGCCGATGATCAACTGGACGACGCGCTGGACCGGCTGCACGCGGAGTACGGGCACCTGCACTGGGTGCATTCGGTCAACAACAGCGCGCTCACGGCGTACGCGTTGACGGCCCCCGATTTCGGCACCGGCATCAGCCGGGCGGTGATGGGTGGCTGGGACACGGACTCGGCCGGCGCGACTGCCGGTGCGGTACTTGGCGCGGTGCTCGGGGTTCCGGCAGAGTGGTCCGGTCCCCTGGACGACCGGCTGGCCACCAGCCTGCCCGGAATGAACCAGATCGCGATCAGCGAGCTGGCGGCACGAACTGTGGAGGCGGCATCAATTGTGGGCCAGCGTGGCTGACGTCGTAGTCGTGGGAAGCGCGAACGTGGACCTGGTACTCCCGGTCCAGCGGATCCCACGACCGGGCGAGACCGTTCTCGCGAGCGGTCTGACCCGCGGTCCTGGCGGCAAGGGCGCGAACCAGGCGGTGGCCGCTGCCCGGGCCGGAGCGTCGACCGCCTTCGTCGCCTCGCTCGGAGCGGACGAGTCCGGCGAGTTGTTGCGCACGGCCCTCAGCGAGTCGGGCGTCGACCTCTCGCTGGTGTCGACCACCGGTACGCCGACCGGTACGGCGATCATCACGGTCGCGGCCGACGGGGAGAACTCGATCGTCGTCGCGCCGTCGGCCAACGCCGAGCTCAAGCTCTCCGCCGAAGCGCTGGACGCCATCCGGTCGGCCAAGGTGGTGCTGTCCCAACTGGAGATCCCGTTCGGGACCGTCCAGGCAGCGGCCGAGGCGAGTTCGTACTTCATCCTGAACGCGGCGCCGGCGGCGGAGCTGTCCGACGAGCTGCTCGCGCGGGTGGACCTGCTGGTGGTGAACGAGACCGAGGCCGAGGCGGTCGGCGGGTCGTTGCTCGAACGCGTGGCCGCCGCGGTGGTCACGCTCGGGGCCGAGGGCGCGGTGATCCTCAGCCGAGGTGCGGACGAGATCCGGGTGCCCGGCGTACTGGTCGAGGTGGTCGACACGACTGCCGCGGGCGACACCTTCTGCGGCGTGCTGGCGGCTACATTAGCTGCTTCGTCAGGGACCGGCCCGATTACAGGACGCGACCTGACGAATGCGGTCCGACGCGCTAACGTTGCTGCTTCATTGAGCGTTAAAACGGCGGGAGCGATCCCATCGGTGCCGCACGGGGAAGCCATCGACGCGCGTTTCGCGGAGGTATACCTGTGAACCCTCTCGTGCCCCGGCCGATCGACCTCCCGGCCAAGGTCGACCTCGGCCTGCGGGCGGATCTCGCCTTCCTCGACGACGGCAAGATCCTCGGTGCCCCCGAGGACCCGTCCGACCTGCCCCGCTGGCGCGGCAAGCTCGCCGAGTGGCTGATGGGCGCCTACGACCGGACCCCGTACGACGGGTCGCACTACGAGGTGCCCGGTCGGGAGTGGACCCAGACGGCGTACTCCGTCGCGCTGGTCTGGCTGTGGGACGAGCAGCTGTACGACGTGCGGTCGGGCAGATTCACCCCGGAGAAGTTCGTCCGGTGCGGGATCGAAGACTTCGGCGGGTACGACGCGGTGGTGCTGTGGCACGCCTACCCGGTGATCGGGATCGACTCCCGCAACCAGTTCGACTTCTACCGTGACGTTCCCGGTCTGCGGGAACTGGTGGCCTCGTTGCACCAGCATGGACTGAAGGTGTTCCTCGACTACAACCCGTGGGATGTCGGGACGCGGCGGATGGCCCGCTCCGACGCGGACGAATTCGCTGCCCTGGTTGCCGAACTGGATGCCGACGGCGTCTTCCTGGACACGTTGAAGGAAGGCGATCCGGCCTTCACCCGGGCACTGCAGAAGGTGAAGCCGGCGGTCGCGTTCGAGGGCGAGTCGCGGTTGCCGATGGCAAGGATCGGCGATCACGCGCTGTCCTGGGCGCAGTGGTTCGCCGACACCCGGGCGCCCGGCGTACTGCGGGCGCATCTGTTCGAACGCCGGCACATGATGCATCACACCCGCCGGTGGAACCGCGACCACAGCGACGAGTTGCAGTCGGCCTGGGTGAACGGCGTCGGCATGCTCGTCTGGGAGTCCGTGTTCTCCGCGTGGGTCGGCTGGAACGCCCGCGACCGGGCGACGCTGCGCCGGATGGTCGCGGCGCAGAGAGCGTTCTCCCCGATTCTCATCAACGGTGACTGGATCCCGTTGACGCCGGAGATCCCGGACAAGGCCCGTGAGCACGGGGTGTTCGGCTCCCGGTTCGAGCTGGCCGACGTCACCTTCTGGACCTTGATCAACCGTGACGACGAGGACTTCGACGGCATCGTCCTGCGCTCGGAGGATCAGGTCGGCGACTGGTACGACGTGACGTCAGGCGTGCCGATCACGGCGGACGACGACGGTGTGCATCTGGTCGTGCCGGGGCGGGGTGTCACCGGCATCGTCCGGGTCGGCGCGACGGCCGGATCGACCTGTCGCGCGACCGCTCGCCGGCTCGGGACGATGTCCCGGCCGCACGTCGACGACTCCGCGTTCCCGATGGCGCCTGCTGCGCGGGTGGCCGTTCCCGAGGTGTCTGGCGCTGACATCGGACCGGTTGTCGAGGTGCCGGCGGGGGAGCGCGTTCTGACGGTCCGGCACCGCCGCCGCGAGACCGGGCTGTACGACGAGGCGCCGTACGTGGAGGAGTGGAAGCCGCTGCCGCCACGCCTGCACGACCAGCAGACGGTGACGCGGGAGATCGCGCTCTCCGGGATCTCTGTGGCGATCCGGGAGGTGACGAACGCGGAGTACGCGGAGTTCCTCGGCGCGACCGGCTACCGGCCGTTCATCGCCAACCGGTTCCTGGCGCACTGGGTTGATGGCGCTCCTGTGCCGGGGACCGAGGACCAGCCGGTCACCTATGTGGATCTGCCGGATGCGCGCGCGTACGCCGAGTGGCGTGGCGGGCGGCTGCCGACCGAGGACGAGTGGCAGGTCGCTGCCGGGCTGGACGGGTTCACCCGCGCGGAGCCGCAGGTGTGGAACCTGACCGAGAGCGAGCACAGCGACGGACGCAGCCGGTTCTGCATCCTCAAGGGTGGTTCCTGGTTCGTTGCCGAGGGCTCCGACTGGTACGCCGACGGTGGGCCGCAGGAGCCGGAAGTGAGCTTCAAGCTGGTGCTCACCGGCGGTGGACTGGACCGCTCGGAGACGATCGGCTTCCGGTGCGCGGGGTGAGATCAATGATCAGATGTGCCCGATGAGACCCGCGCCTCTGCAGGGGGTGAAGGTGCTGGAGGCGGCGACGCTGTTCGCGGGACCGCTGGCGGCGACCTTCCTGGGTGACTTCGGTGCGGACGTGACGAAGATCGAGCACCCGGCCAGGCCCGATGCCGCTCGTGGTCACGGCACCAGC
It encodes:
- a CDS encoding ADP-ribosylglycohydrolase family protein; amino-acid sequence: MRLTWVQPEDLLPHQLVQSRAEGVDVTDVETRWQGAGGTATAPVSGASDKPAGAELRALARELLAELDTHIPEWAAPAIPQLPVLGAASDGRVLNAWLGRAAGNLLGKPVEKIPREGIREILQSSGQWPLARYVSAVGVPDDVQARWPWNRRSKPTSLREVIDGMPEDDDLNFAILALQLVEKHGDDLTTEDVAQAWLNDLPAGRVFTAERVAYRNLLDGVDPLRAATIRNPFREWIGAQIRTDVYGWVHPGDRTAAARLALTDARLSHTGAGVDGAIWVAAMSAAAMVLDDPREVALAGLEAVAPDGEIARAVRFGLALADDQLDDALDRLHAEYGHLHWVHSVNNSALTAYALTAPDFGTGISRAVMGGWDTDSAGATAGAVLGAVLGVPAEWSGPLDDRLATSLPGMNQIAISELAARTVEAASIVGQRG
- a CDS encoding extracellular solute-binding protein; amino-acid sequence: MKKVLTALLAASALVTLAACGGNDDNGSGSGDSGSTEKVTLKFQSLAFQKTTVAASKKIVADWNAANPNIQVEYVQGSWDSVHDQLVTQFQGGTAPDIIHDESADITGFANQGYLADLSPYLSQETKDAVPQGVWDSVSSDGKTFAAPTLLQSYVVFGNTALLKQAGITTTGDSLSWDDLQADAKKLTAGGKYGLGWGLKSPTATVLNLGMNFDAAFFDGTGRDAKAKVGDPELEVPKRIHAMAYTDKSIDPTSLTQSASDVLPGFFGGKYGMIVAGNYVAQQIVEQGPKSFQWEVLPPLKGTSEKQAANPQTLSVPAEGKHVKQAAQFIDYFMKADNLAAVGQGDWLIPTTQAARDAIAKTTGGKNGWTQTLASGTELTKAPFQSVENYPKWKDQIATPALQSFLANKIDLTTLGKKLSDGWGQVNG
- a CDS encoding SUMF1/EgtB/PvdO family nonheme iron enzyme, whose product is MNPLVPRPIDLPAKVDLGLRADLAFLDDGKILGAPEDPSDLPRWRGKLAEWLMGAYDRTPYDGSHYEVPGREWTQTAYSVALVWLWDEQLYDVRSGRFTPEKFVRCGIEDFGGYDAVVLWHAYPVIGIDSRNQFDFYRDVPGLRELVASLHQHGLKVFLDYNPWDVGTRRMARSDADEFAALVAELDADGVFLDTLKEGDPAFTRALQKVKPAVAFEGESRLPMARIGDHALSWAQWFADTRAPGVLRAHLFERRHMMHHTRRWNRDHSDELQSAWVNGVGMLVWESVFSAWVGWNARDRATLRRMVAAQRAFSPILINGDWIPLTPEIPDKAREHGVFGSRFELADVTFWTLINRDDEDFDGIVLRSEDQVGDWYDVTSGVPITADDDGVHLVVPGRGVTGIVRVGATAGSTCRATARRLGTMSRPHVDDSAFPMAPAARVAVPEVSGADIGPVVEVPAGERVLTVRHRRRETGLYDEAPYVEEWKPLPPRLHDQQTVTREIALSGISVAIREVTNAEYAEFLGATGYRPFIANRFLAHWVDGAPVPGTEDQPVTYVDLPDARAYAEWRGGRLPTEDEWQVAAGLDGFTRAEPQVWNLTESEHSDGRSRFCILKGGSWFVAEGSDWYADGGPQEPEVSFKLVLTGGGLDRSETIGFRCAG
- a CDS encoding carbohydrate ABC transporter permease; the encoded protein is MTTGRPKQNREAIFLFLPALLPILLFSVYPLLRGLALGFTNARAGLHVDTHFIGFGNFSKLLHNDLFWSSFKIGLIWTLSVTILQFVAALGLALLLNTNIRFRGVARTLALIPWAMPPVVVAIMWRLLLHPTNGPVNEILQNLHLTDHPINFLGDFSTALPAVIVVGIWVGMPMTTVTLLAGLQGIDRTLYEAAAVDGASAWRQFWNITLPQLRTVIVAITSLDMIWNFNSFGLVYVLTAGGPGGKTMLPMLFAYNEAFRYGNFGMAAAMGDVMVVIIIVFLAFYLRNRLRSEA
- a CDS encoding carbohydrate ABC transporter permease, giving the protein MRTRPATRAAQYVAVVCYLIFLGFPLLWLISSSLKSPQEFASIDPSFLPKHPDFSNFTDALEEQGLVRSMLNSLQISVASTVLVLIVSLPVAYALARFRSRLRPITNGWILVSQVFPVILIVIPLFMILRPLHLTNTIPGVVIVYTVWSMPFALWMLQGYVAAVPRELEEAASVDGASRVRTIVSIVMPLLRPGLIATAMFTFISAWNEFFFALVLLQDPQLKTLPLVLARFVGAEGQVQFGPLAAASVLATVPSLVFFAFLQRRLTSGLLSGAVKG
- a CDS encoding ADP-ribosylglycohydrolase family protein; translation: MPEKTSTVLEDKSVGALVGSAVGDAIGGAVEGWTPEAIRERHGGWVTGIVGPWYEDWRNARPIAPYHKGDGHITDDTLMTHALVEVYDERREHLDAYAIAESLVPKLQTGKRWIPELETDALLLQRIFLAEKWLVARLHYGHNDPREAGVGNIVNCGAAMYVAPVGIANAGDPAGAYAEAIDLAGAHQSSYGREAAGVFAAAVAAAMMPEATAASAVAEALALAKDGTRAAVAAVVEAADGVTEWEQAIPLLRQAIEPYDTVGPDYRNQSLDARRPSRTKAIEELPVALGFVLVSGGDVRQAVLGGTNYGRDADSIASMAGAITGALGGAAGVPGDWASTIAEASRTDLELPGRVMASVATELYESDARRWSRRSETLERISR
- a CDS encoding ribokinase produces the protein MADVVVVGSANVDLVLPVQRIPRPGETVLASGLTRGPGGKGANQAVAAARAGASTAFVASLGADESGELLRTALSESGVDLSLVSTTGTPTGTAIITVAADGENSIVVAPSANAELKLSAEALDAIRSAKVVLSQLEIPFGTVQAAAEASSYFILNAAPAAELSDELLARVDLLVVNETEAEAVGGSLLERVAAAVVTLGAEGAVILSRGADEIRVPGVLVEVVDTTAAGDTFCGVLAATLAASSGTGPITGRDLTNAVRRANVAASLSVKTAGAIPSVPHGEAIDARFAEVYL